The Nitrososphaerota archaeon genome has a segment encoding these proteins:
- the mfnA gene encoding tyrosine decarboxylase MfnA encodes MKEEGIAETKILDILKQSLRDDMTYTSGKIVGSMCTEPTSSARLLYSKYLEKNLGDPGLFPATARLESEAIASVGGLLNYPQTQGSIVSGGTEANIMALWSARNGANVEEPEAIVPASAHHSLNKAADMLRVKLISIPTDEKGRVQASKVRAAITPNTIMIAGIAGTTELGAIDPIDELSEMAISHDVHLHVDASFGGFVIPFLKDLGYPADDFDFKLSGVSSMSIDPHKMGMAPVPAGMILFRSPEMLDRVDVQASYLAGGEYPKPSVLGTRPGAAAIVVWATMQMLGRQGYRKIVKRCMDLTNLLYGNALKMENVKPVQEPTLNILGLRPLKESPREFSGKLRERGWAVSTFPKHLRTCIMPHIRKRHILEFCSELERLDKKEELIIKPHISKIRYSLL; translated from the coding sequence ATGAAGGAAGAGGGCATAGCGGAAACAAAGATTCTCGACATTCTTAAGCAATCTTTGAGGGATGATATGACCTACACGTCTGGCAAGATTGTAGGCTCCATGTGCACGGAGCCGACAAGTTCCGCAAGGCTGCTTTATTCTAAATATCTGGAGAAGAATCTCGGCGATCCGGGTCTTTTCCCTGCTACTGCAAGGCTTGAAAGCGAAGCTATAGCTTCAGTTGGAGGACTCCTGAATTATCCACAAACACAGGGTAGTATAGTTTCTGGAGGCACGGAAGCGAACATCATGGCCCTGTGGTCTGCAAGGAACGGTGCAAATGTAGAGGAGCCCGAAGCTATAGTTCCTGCTTCTGCACATCACTCACTCAACAAGGCTGCCGATATGCTCAGGGTCAAGCTGATAAGCATACCCACAGATGAAAAAGGAAGGGTTCAGGCTAGTAAGGTAAGAGCTGCAATAACTCCGAACACTATAATGATAGCTGGAATAGCGGGAACTACGGAGCTTGGAGCCATAGATCCAATAGACGAACTTTCAGAGATGGCCATTTCTCATGATGTACATCTTCATGTAGATGCATCTTTCGGTGGTTTTGTGATCCCATTTCTGAAAGATTTAGGTTATCCAGCAGATGATTTTGATTTCAAACTTTCCGGGGTTTCTTCCATGTCTATCGACCCTCACAAGATGGGGATGGCACCTGTGCCTGCAGGCATGATATTGTTCAGAAGTCCAGAAATGCTTGACAGGGTAGACGTTCAGGCATCTTACCTTGCAGGCGGAGAATATCCAAAGCCAAGCGTACTAGGAACTAGGCCGGGAGCAGCGGCAATAGTCGTCTGGGCAACTATGCAGATGCTCGGAAGGCAGGGCTACCGGAAGATTGTAAAAAGATGCATGGATCTTACAAATCTTCTATATGGAAATGCGTTAAAGATGGAGAATGTCAAGCCTGTTCAAGAGCCTACGCTGAACATTTTAGGCTTAAGGCCTCTGAAAGAATCTCCACGCGAATTTTCTGGCAAGTTAAGGGAAAGAGGATGGGCTGTATCTACATTCCCCAAGCATTTGAGAACTTGCATTATGCCGCATATAAGAAAAAGACATATTCTGGAATTCTGCAGCGAACTGGAGCGGCTTGATAAGAAGGAAGAGCTCATCATCAAACCTCATATCAGCAAGATTCGATACTCGCTTTTATAA
- the panB gene encoding 3-methyl-2-oxobutanoate hydroxymethyltransferase, producing the protein MSERGKLTISDIAKMKSEGKKIVVVTAYDYPFAAIAARVGVDMILVGDSGGMVSLGYENTIPVSMDEMLMMSKAVARAAKSSLLVGDMPFMSFQISRENALRNAGRFVKEGRMDAVKIEGGREFSDTVRAITKAGIPVMGHVGLTPQTATLWQGYRVQGKDARSARKLIEDAQELESAGAFAVVLEMVPEEVAQIITDKLGVPTIGIGAGKHCDGQVLVLHDILGLYEKFTPRFAKRYADLGKAASEALAGYRDDVITGRFPAQENSFKMDAKQLERLKASFSKLAETEV; encoded by the coding sequence ATGTCTGAGCGAGGGAAACTTACAATTTCAGATATTGCCAAGATGAAGAGTGAGGGAAAGAAGATAGTAGTAGTTACAGCATACGACTATCCGTTTGCGGCTATAGCGGCCAGAGTGGGAGTGGACATGATACTAGTAGGCGATTCAGGAGGCATGGTCTCCCTCGGCTATGAAAACACAATCCCAGTTTCGATGGATGAGATGCTGATGATGAGCAAAGCCGTTGCTAGAGCCGCAAAGAGTTCTCTGCTGGTAGGCGACATGCCATTCATGTCATTTCAGATTTCGAGGGAGAACGCTCTAAGAAATGCAGGTCGTTTTGTAAAGGAAGGAAGAATGGATGCGGTAAAGATAGAGGGAGGGAGGGAGTTTAGCGATACTGTCAGGGCAATAACAAAAGCTGGAATACCTGTCATGGGTCATGTCGGATTGACTCCCCAAACAGCAACGCTGTGGCAGGGATACAGAGTTCAGGGAAAGGACGCTAGGTCTGCAAGAAAGCTGATCGAGGATGCGCAGGAATTGGAATCTGCAGGGGCTTTTGCCGTGGTACTGGAGATGGTTCCTGAAGAAGTTGCTCAGATAATCACCGATAAATTGGGCGTGCCAACAATAGGCATCGGTGCAGGAAAGCACTGTGATGGACAGGTTCTTGTCCTGCACGACATTCTTGGCTTGTACGAGAAGTTTACACCAAGGTTCGCAAAAAGGTATGCCGACCTTGGCAAAGCAGCATCAGAGGCACTTGCAGGCTATAGAGATGATGTAATAACGGGAAGGTTCCCTGCGCAGGAAAATAGTTTCAAGATGGATGCCAAGCAGCTGGAGAGGCTCAAGGCATCATTCAGTAAGCTCGCGGAGACAGAGGTATGA
- a CDS encoding phosphopantothenate/pantothenate synthetase has protein sequence MPCNHPRAKSLLERERLVEGFRKGLVVPEGLIAHGRGEAFDYLIGEKTASFARKAIRAAAAALLIAKKPVISVNGNVAALLPDKVVELSKVVGAAIEVNLFYRTVERELSIAETLKENGAAEVLGIGKNASGQIPELMSERRKVDPRGILAADVVFVPLEDGDRTEALRKMGKTVIALDLNPMSRTSLAASITIVDNVVRAIPLLVEEAKKLKHNRNLHSIIVAFANKKNVHEAMMHIARRLENV, from the coding sequence ATACCTTGCAACCATCCAAGAGCAAAGTCCCTTCTCGAGAGAGAGAGACTGGTAGAGGGGTTCAGGAAGGGCCTAGTAGTGCCAGAGGGCCTTATAGCACATGGGAGAGGGGAGGCTTTCGATTACTTGATAGGAGAGAAGACAGCTAGCTTTGCACGGAAAGCAATTCGAGCAGCTGCGGCAGCACTACTAATCGCAAAGAAGCCTGTAATCTCGGTAAATGGTAATGTGGCTGCGCTACTACCAGACAAAGTCGTGGAGTTATCCAAGGTTGTTGGAGCGGCAATAGAGGTTAACTTGTTCTACAGAACCGTTGAAAGGGAATTGTCGATTGCTGAAACTCTGAAAGAAAATGGAGCTGCGGAAGTTTTAGGGATTGGCAAGAACGCCTCTGGGCAGATACCAGAATTGATGAGCGAGCGCAGAAAGGTAGATCCTAGAGGAATTCTCGCCGCTGATGTTGTATTTGTCCCATTGGAGGATGGCGATAGGACGGAGGCTCTAAGGAAGATGGGCAAGACTGTGATAGCGTTAGACCTTAACCCCATGTCGAGAACTTCTCTAGCCGCATCGATTACAATAGTGGACAATGTTGTAAGAGCAATACCGCTGCTTGTTGAAGAAGCAAAGAAACTGAAACACAATAGAAACCTACACAGCATCATTGTTGCATTTGCCAACAAAAAGAATGTGCACGAAGCTATGATGCACATAGCAAGGAGGCTGGAGAATGTCTGA